Proteins encoded in a region of the Bombyx mori chromosome 21, ASM3026992v2 genome:
- the LOC733140 gene encoding myogenesis-regulating glycosidase yields the protein MYRNLFSRYSLHLRIKMKWLLLLTGVTVALCAIPKAPLQRDVLVEEHEDGGLLLSAISASTTLLTGHIGRRVASDDEEVIFDINTAYDEESGGYRISIHWDGPADRVFEDCFNFGSLQWYGGPEQKQQYWPIQNSNLQKYSIISKEEDNSAVSERYWLNSAGQYFYVQPEAPLFIDYHNVEDNHICFIAEVAAPYSSKRTHNSLKYDIWFFENAKVAHQHAVDTYLGKPTGLPDYRMIQYPVFSTWARYSRGIDRDSLWAFANEIKDTGFPNAQFEIDDLWEICYGSLTVDERKLPDFKGLIQEIKSLGFRVTIWVHPFINKNCEPWFSDALEKGYLVLNEEGNPESTWWNNNGSLPGYIDFTNPDAAEWYTSRIQDLIDTYDIDSLKFDAGESSWSPQIPVQNGDIDLHPGHVVESYVRAVAKFGPMIEIRAGMRTQDLPVFVRMVDKDTLWDFNNGLATLVTTLLQMNLNGYTLVLPDMIGGNGYNESPSKELLVRWLQANVFMPTLQYSFVPWDHDEEAVEICRKYTHLHAEYADEIVAAMEASIQKGTPVNPPIWWLDPTDQDALAVWDEFLLGERVLAAPVLQQGAVSRDVYLPRGSWRDGVTGELHQGPLWLRDYPAPLDTLPYFTLED from the exons ATGTATCGTAATCTCTTCTCGAGATACAGTCTTCATCTGCGTATCAAGATGAAGTGGTTGCTGCTGCTCACAg GAGTCACGGTAGCGCTCTGCGCTATACCAAAAGCacccctacaacgcgacgtactGGTGGAAGAACATGAAGACGGAGGACTTCTTTTATCTGCCATAT CTGCAAGCACCACTTTACTGACCGGCCACATTGGTCGTCGTGTGGCTTCTGATGATGAGGAGGTAATCTTCGATATCAACACAGCCTACGATGAAGAGTCCGGTGGCTACCGCATTAGCATACATTGGGATGGACCTGCGGACCGAGTTTTTGAAGACTGCTTCAACTTTG GTTCCCTTCAATGGTACGGTGGTCCTGAACAAAAGCAACAGTACTGGCCGATTCAAAACAGCAACCTGCAAAAATACTCAATCATATCCAAAGAGGAAGACAATTCCGCTGTATCGGAACGCTACTGGTTAAACTCGGCCGGCCAATACTTCTACGTGCAACCCGAAGCGCCCCTCTTCATTGACTACCATAACGTCGAGGACAACCACATTTGCTTCATCGCCGAAGTGGCGGCTCCCTATTCCAGTAAACGCACACATAACAGCCTCAAATACGATATCTGGTTCTTTGAAAACGCAAAGGTCGCGCACCAACACGCTGTAGACACTTATCTAGGAAAACCTACAGGCTTGCCTGATTACAGAATGATTCAATACCCAGTCTTCTCGACTTGGGCGAGATATTCCCGTGGAATAGACAGGGACAGCCTTTGGGCTTTTGCTAACGAGATCAAGGATACCGGATTTCCAAACGCTCAGTTTGAAATCGATGACCTTTGGGAGATCTGTTACGGATCTTTGACTGTTGATGAGAGGAAGCTGCCTGACTTTAAAGGTCTTATCCAGGAAATTAAGAGCTTAGGCTTCAGGGTCACAATTTGGGTACATCCGTTCATCAACAAGAATTGCGAGCCGTGGTTTTCTGATGCTTTGGAGAAAGG CTACCTTGTCCTCAACGAAGAAGGCAACCCTGAATCTACCTGGTGGAACAACAACGGCTCTTTACCCGGGTACATTGACTTCACCAACCCTGATGCTGCAGAATGGTACACGTCAAGGATCCAAGATCTTATTGATACCTACGATATTGACAGCCTGAAGTTCGACGCTGGCGAATCTAGTTGGTCTCCACAG ATTCCAGTACAGAACGGCGACATTGATCTCCATCCTGGTCACGTGGTTGAGTCTTACGTGAGAGCCGTTGCCAAGTTCGGCCCAATGATCGAGATCAGAGCGGGCATGAG AACCCAAGACCTCCCAGTCTTCGTCCGCATGGTTGACAAAGACACCCTTTGGGACTTCAACAACGGTCTCGCGACGTTGGTCACGACTCTATTGCAAATGAACCTCAACGGGTACACGTTGGTGCTGCCTGATATGATCGGAGGAAATGGTTATAATGAGTCTCCGAGTAAGGAGTTGCTGGTGAGGTGGCTACAGGCTAATGTCTTCATGCCGACGCTTCAATACTCGTTTGTGCCCTGGGATCATGATGAAGAG GCAGTAGAAATCTGCCGCAAATACACGCATCTTCACGCCGAATATGCTGATGAGATCGTGGCCGCTATGGAGGCGTCCATCCAAAAAGGAACTCCCGTGAACCCTCCCATCTGGTGGTTGGATCCTACCGACCAGGACGCTTTGGCTGTTTGGGACG AGTTCTTGTTAGGAGAGCGCGTGCTGGCTGCCCCGGTACTGCAGCAGGGCGCCGTGTCCCGGGACGTGTATCTGCCGCGCGGCTCCTGGCGGGACGGCGTCACCGGGGAGCTTCACCAGGGTCCACTGTGGCTACGGGACTACCCGGCACCACTAGACACGCTGCCTTACTTCACTCTCGAAGACTAG